ggccgaggccggggccggggcctcCTGCTCGAGGACCTTCATGAACTGCAGCACGCGCAGGGCCTCCTCGAAGACGTGCAGGGCGCGCTGGCGCAGCTTGAAGCGGTCGGCGCGCACCGAGAGCTTGGACATGAAGATctgctcgagctcggcgggcgagacgccgaggacgccggcgatcTCCTCGCGGGTGTAGCCCTCGGGGTTGGTGAGGGTGTCCTtggtgacggcgatgagctcgcggagctgggcctcggcggcctcctcgcggGAGGcgccgtcgtgctggggCTGCTTGTTGTGGGCGAAGTAGGCGTCGTGGAAGCCGTGCAGGGAGACGCCGAGCGGCGAGGCGTCCTTGGGCAGCTCGGTGCCGCGTGGGTTgagggcggcgttgaggtAGGCGCCGGCCATGCTGCACTCGACGACGCGGAGGTTGTAGTGGATGGGGCCGGTGACCTGCTTGTTGGAGGTGACGAAGGACTGGGCGATGACGAACGAGAGCTCCGGGTTCGTGGTCGGGAAGAAGACGGGGCGGGCGGTCAGGGAGGGGACGAaggagacgaagagggcCGAGCCGCGCtgggagaagacggaggCGGACTGGTCCATGCTGGAGTGGTTGACAGATGTTAGCCGAGATTCAATACAAGATACAAGTATGGCGTGGCGTGGCATGGCGTGGCGTGGCATTGAAGGAAGGGTATCTCCAGACAGGCATTCTCGGGGGGCGGGGAGGCATCTCAAGAACGAGAGACATcagaaaggggagggggaggagaggggggccTCAGAAAGGACTCACCCTCCAGAgttgacgccgacggcgcgctcgcTGACAATGGCCAGCTCCGTCAGCTCGGTCTTGTCGACCGTCTGCTCGCCGTTGGCCAGCATGACGGCCAGGGCGGAGGCGCTCacgaaggcggcgctggaGCTGAGGCCGCCACCGACGGGGACGTTGCCGTCCATGAGGATCTCCATGCCCTTGGGCCGGAAGGCGGCGCCGTGCTTGCGgcgcagcaggccgagggcgccgcgcAGGCCGCTCTTGAAGTAGTTGGACCACTCGTGGACCTTGGCGTCGATGGgcacgtcgccggcgatgggCACCTCGAAGGTGCGCGCCGGGTACTTGTCGGACTGGGCGTTGGCGACGCGCAGGGTGAAGGTGTCGGAGTCGGCCGGGGTGTCGGTgacggagaaggcgaggatggcgtcggcggtgatggcCATGGGCAGGACCGAGTAGAGCGAGTAGTCGATGTGCTCGCCGATGATGTTCACGCGGCCCGGGGagcgggcgacgacggcggcggggtggCCGTACTCGGCCTCGAACTGCGACAGCAGCGAGGACCAGCGCTTCGTCTGGACGGGGAGGGCATCTTCGGTGTAGATGTCGGCGAGCGAGGACGTGGTGGGAACGGGGCCGGCCATGATGGGCAATGGGTGGGACGTTTTTTTCTTTGGTCTTTGAGTAGAAATAGAGTGGGAGTCGACGGAGTTGACTGAGAGCTTCTTCCcaggcttcttctcctttggGTATCTTGATGCTGAAATGGAACAAGGATATGTATGGGAAGGCCGGTCGACAacaagagaagaagggagagaagagagaaaagagagaagggcGCGTAGAcagcagaagaagggcaGTGGTTCACACTTATGACGTTTtggggggtggagggggagggagagagagagggcagACGGTCCCTTTCTAGGTatcttggtcttggtggtggtggggtggAACGACACTCGGTtgctcgacgatggcgccgtaATAACCCCGCGATGGAGCTTTGGtgtttttttattttatttatttctctccttctctcctctctctcttgttgGCGTTGCTGCGTTGGAAGTGGTGCGCCTGTGTGTCTCTACCCCGCAACTCTGCCCCTCGTCTGAGAGATCAGCGAGGGGCCCCGAGTGGGAATATGTAATATGTGCACAAGTTATGTATCTCGCCCCCAAGATTCTtagccgggggggggagggggggggggcctgaTTTTATTTAGTCTTTGCTGCGCGAGAAGAAAACCGAGTTGGCCATGGTTCGACTATGGGAAACGACAGGTTGACAACGACAGAAATCGGTCGCGCaacccatcccatcccatcccgtgAAGAGGAGAGAGCTGCAAAACCTTGGACGACCAGCTGTTCCCCACCTCGGCAGGCATTCCACCGTCAGCGTCATGTTCGTCTTCCAACAAGCGCTGTGTCGCGTGGTTGGTTGCCCAGGCTCTTGGGGCAGATCACCGCCGTGTTGGACGAACCTCAGCTCACATTCTACAGACATAGAtacaaaagaaaaagagcgagagagggaCAGAGGGACAGAAAGCCCATCATCCGGTCCGCCAACCGAGGAACAGAGCAAAGGCTTGGTGCGCTGATTTCCACCATCCGGGGTCTCCAGCTTCAGGCCTGATGCCCCCTTCCTCCATCTCCAATTTGCGGGCCGTCCTCGGAAAACCGGCGGAGAACTGGAGAGCTGCCTCGGTTGCGACACTCACGCACCAAGCTCGATTGGATTCACGAAAGCTCTCTAGCGCTGGAGGGCTAGCAAATCTCTGTCCGTCCCTCTGACAACTTGGGCTCGAATGAATGAACCCTCGGGCAATCCATGTcgacgagaagacgacgcACTTTACAGAACCAGGCCgaagagcgagagagagaggggaaaaAGTTCACGCCACATGTTCTAGAACCCCGGGCGAAGAGCGCCCAGAGACAAGAGCCAAGCCGCGCGCCGGTGGGGGAGTGACTTGACTGCATGCCAACCACGGCCTGGCACAATGGCGAACTGGGTTCCGGGGTCTACTGCAAGCTGCTGTCGCGGGGATGTCGGGGGCGAGAGACtagcttttttttttttttttttttgtatttttcttctccttcgggGGTTTCTGAGAATAGAAACTCACACCCAAGAATCCAATTGTCCATCTCGGAAATGGCGTTTCTCAGGTCCCATCAAAGGCTGATGATGTCTTATCCAGATGCATATGTTTCAATGATGGGCATTAAGAAGTTACATTTACTCTAAACAGCTGCTGCAAAAAGGGCAGCTCAATGAATTCTGCTCGAGGTAAACCGACCATCCTAAACGAAGACGAAATCCAAGTATGGGGCAGGACTGAGGTATATAAGTTACGGTTTGTCTAAAGTGTACATCAACAAGCATGGTTTCGTGGTGTAGTTGGTTATCACGTCAGTCTAACACACTGAAGGTCTCCGGTTCAAGTCCGGGCGAAATCAATCTTTTGCTGTTGTCAGCCATTC
This sequence is a window from Colletotrichum higginsianum IMI 349063 chromosome 8, whole genome shotgun sequence. Protein-coding genes within it:
- a CDS encoding Galactokinase, which translates into the protein MAGPVPTTSSLADIYTEDALPVQTKRWSSLLSQFEAEYGHPAAVVARSPGRVNIIGEHIDYSLYSVLPMAITADAILAFSVTDTPADSDTFTLRVANAQSDKYPARTFEVPIAGDVPIDAKVHEWSNYFKSGLRGALGLLRRKHGAAFRPKGMEILMDGNVPVGGGLSSSAAFVSASALAVMLANGEQTVDKTELTELAILRELIAVTKDTLTNPEGYTREEIAGVLGVSPAELEQIFMSKLSVRADRFKLRQRALHVFEEALRVLQFMKVLEQEAPAPASASGAAAADTTAYNQRLGAVLNATQDSCRDLYECSAPEIDELCRIARDNGSYGSRLTGAGWGGCTVHMVPADKVAAVTEAWEREYYSKRELTAEQREGAVVVSRPGSGSAAYLLKDGGL